Within Xiphophorus hellerii strain 12219 chromosome 10, Xiphophorus_hellerii-4.1, whole genome shotgun sequence, the genomic segment GTGACTGGCGGCTCCCAGCCTCTGTGTGTTTGTCCTCTTTCTGATTTGCCTCTTTGCAGACCTGAAGGAGAAGCTCTGTGAGTGCAACCAGATGCTTATGATGATGTGATTGGGCCTGGAGTAGTTGGTCAGCAGCTTGGAGCTAATTTGTCTTTTCACGACCCAGCGCTCGCCTTCGGATCAGATCGAAGAATCGATATCTACATGGTTGCAATCTGCTCTTGACATGTTAAAACAGCTCAGTCCACGGAGGGGAATTCATCTGAGTgaaagtgggaagaaaatcgCAGGGGTTGAGGATGAAGGCCAGGTTTTAATGGTTCTCAGTTGAGTTGAGGAGTgatgtaaatattaaagaacATCAGcgtgtgctgctgctgctgctctggtgGAGTGGAAAATTTCAGGATGGCAGGTCAAGTCAACAGGTGTCCATACAGTTTCATCCTCTGCCAAGGAACTTCTGGttcaaaagacagaaaaataacaaaagtaaaCGGCTTTCTATGAAgaaaaggatttatttattttatcaccattttcgaggcttcgaggcgattctggtccaccatccggcgtctcaggggggggaagcggtgcagcaccaacactgtttatagtggggatggtgtgctgctgacctctactcgggacgttgtgggccggtgggcagagtacttcgaagacctcctcaatcccaccaacatgccttccactgaggaagcggagcctggggactctgggttgggctctccaatctctggggacgaggtcgccgaggtggttaaaaagctcctcggtggcagggccccgggggtggatgagatccgcccggagttccttaaggctctggatgttgtagggttgtgttggttgacgcgactctgcaatgtcgcatggacatcgggggcagttcccctggattggcagactggggtggtggtccccctgttcaaaaagggggaccggagggtgtgctccaattatagaggggtcacactcttaagcctccctggcaaggtctattcaggggtcctggagaggagggtccgtcggatagtcgaacctcggattcaggaagagcagtgtggttttcgtcctggtcgtggaacgctggaccagctctacaccctcggcagggtcctggagggtgcatgggagttcgcccaaccagtctacatgtgttttgtggacctggagaaggcgttcgaccgtgtccctcggggagccctgtggggggttctccgggagtatggggtaccgggccctttgatacgggctgtcaggtccctgtatgaccggtgtcagagtctggtccgcattgccggcagtaagtcgggctcgtttccggtgagagttggactccgccagggctgccctttgtcaccgattctgttcatcactttcatggacagaatttctaggcgcagccaaggtgttgaggggatccgatttggtggccttaggatctcatctctgctttttgcagacgatgtggtccttttggcttcatcagatcgtgatctgcagctctcgctggagcggttcgcagccgagtgtgacgcggccgggatgaggatcagtgcctccaaatccgaggccatggtcttgagccggaaaagggtagagtgccttctccgggtcagggggggtgtcctgccccaagtggaggagtttaagtatctcgggatcttgttcacgaatgggggaagaagggagcgggagatcgacaggcggattggcgcagcgtctgctgtcaagcgggcgctgtaccggtccgtcgtggtgaagagagagctgagccaaaaagcgaagctctcgatttaccggtcgatctacgttcccaccctcatctatggtcatgagctttgggtcatgaccgaaagaacgagatcgcggatacaagcggccgaaatgggttttctccgtagggtggctgggctctcccttagagatagggtgagaagctcagtcatccgggagggactcagagtagagccgctgctccttcacatcgagaggagccagttgaggtggctcgggcatctggtcaggatgcctcctagacgcctccctggtgaggtgttccgggcacgtcccaccgggaggaggccccggggaagacccaggacacgctggagggactatgtctctcggctggcctgggaacgcctcgggattcccccggaggagctagaagaagtggctggggagagggaagtctgggcctcccttctgaagctgctacccccgcgacccgacctcggataagcggaagaagatggatggatggatggatggatcaccATTTTCTCTTCTTAGCATTATTTTAGAACTAACAGGTACAAACTGTCATTGACTGGGGATTTTggaacagcttttatttaatatattgaGTCAGTAATGCTACGATATCTGTGTCTCCATTGACCACAGGGCCGGATTTAGGAGATGAGAGGCCCCTGGGATAGAGTCGAACTTGGTGCCCTGTTGACATGGAAACTACACATGATAAGGGCTACGTTGTGACACAGAGTTTGAATGTTCTACCtctgaatatttagcttctctctgggtactccagcttcctcccacagtccagaaacatgcATGTCATattaattggtctcttttcATCTCCTTTAGAGGAAATGCACAAgttcatggttgtttgtcctgtgcaGTAGAGTGATCGGTCGAATTATATCTTAGCAGTCCACATAAAAAGTTGCTTAGAAACATTGCATTATTTCTGGAAACATCCAAAATGCCAAGCCTGTAAAATGCATCGCCATTTTTGAAATACACCAAACATGTGACCTGGAGGATGTGGCTAAACATTGCTGTCATGGCTGACCAGGGTTTCAGTTGAAGGTGTGACGTTTGCAAGGAATTTCACAATGATTTTCTACACGAAAATCTGACGGACTAAAGCGCCTCACCAGAAATAAATAGTTTCtggaaacataaatataaatagtttCTGTAAACCTTTGTAATGTTTGGCCCTGTCATTGTTAgcaaacagattttattcccTGGGAAAGCTGGTGATCTGTAACTGGTTGAATATTAATAATGTTTTGATGCTTTCATGAGTCACTGTAACAATACAACAACCATCCTGGATCCCTTGATCTTAAAGAgatattttaccattttaccTTCATTCAGCCGTGTTAGATGTTATTACTAGAGGAGAGTAGGtggaaaaatatgtaaataacaccttaataacaaaacaatttaatagCGTGACGTTGAAATGTTATTAGTTATGGATGGGTGTACGTTTCTGTGTCAAAGAGAGGATGTGGGATGTGCTCAGAGTCTGAAAAGGCCTATTTTTTATCACACTTTTCTATATGAGCTTTTATAAACGCTGCTTTATCACTTCGGAGAACTATAATTTCAATAATGACTCATCTTGACTTCAACCTCAGACCTCATAGAGATGCCAGATCTGCTTCCTCTGCTCTTACTGAAGGCCAAGGTTCAGACTGATCAGATTTAGAGCCACTTCTCGTCTGTATCGGCACCGTCTGACCAGAAGTCTCATTTTTCGGTCTTCCATGataacagatcaggactgaggcAGATATCTGATGATTTGGACCAAATAGGTGCTGCTGGTCTGTTTTGCAAAGCCTCATCAAGCCCGGCTAAACACAGTAACGTTGAATAGGGCGACTGGacagtaaaaaaacacaagatggtGAGTGAGCAGGTTGCCACAGCAACCGTGTTCCTGGGAGTGAATGCATCGCTGCTGCACAGGAAAGCAGATGCTGAGAACTGGCTATGTATGGATGCTGACGAAAGAACCCCAGTTTATTAAGGGAATTAGAAGCAGCGGCTTCTAATTCCTGGTTTTCATCAACAAGGATGATGAAAACCAGCGGCTCTTGGATACAAGCACCTTCTTGTTGACTTTATTCCACGGACGTTGCAGCCATGTGACCATTAAAGTCACAGTGTCAAGCATGAGGTGTTTGAGTAAACAACAAGCACTCTATCTATCGAATCATTACGGCGCAAACAGCCCAGGGATTTCTAAATTTAGAGAGTCTGCTGAtccatttctgtttgaaaatgtttttgtcaccCTTTTAACCACAAATTGCAATGACACAGTGCAGATTTGTAAACCCTccctttttaaatacaaaaaaataattatgttttttaatagttttacaatttttgtttgaaaatcttTGGCATAGCATATTATATTCAACATATGCATTAAAGCAGCTTGTCAGGTATCAGTTATTACCCTCCAGTGTAATTAATGAAGCTGTGACATTGTGTACTTTCTTGTTCCTACTGCTATATTCAGGCCCAGTGATTGATGAGTGTGTGCAGTGGCACCACAAAGGGGGGCTGCGGGTGGGAACAGCCCCCCTATGAATTTACTGCTACCCCTTCCAGGCATACTATTTTTATGGATGAATTCTATGAGTTTAAAGGCCAGGCTTTCTtaataatattctttattttttttttgtccttcacGTTGCCTCTTTTTGAAAGCCAGGATcatgtgtttgaaataaaaaaaaatacgagttttattttattaaacattggTGCTAATTTTTTTAAGTCCAGGCCTGGAGAGCTactatcctgcaacttttagatgtccAAACCAAAATTAAATGGCTGAAATCCCTCATCAGGAGGTTATTTAGTCCCGGTAACACAACGTTTGATTCAGGAGCGTTGGATGCATGTAAAAGTTGCAAAACAGTAGTGGATTTGGGCATGTCCATTCTAACAAATCAAATTAGTTGTAACATTTCAACATGACAACAGGGCCTTACCTACTATTTAATTGTTcagacattaaattaaaaaacaacaacaggagGTTATGGGATCAAAATGgaatcaaaccaaaccaaaatgtCAGCTCTGCCTAATCAATGCCTGAATAAAACTCCTGAAATTCTCTTATGGCTTCGTTGATTTGTTGAAATACAAACCATGACTTTGATGATTCAACATATGAAAAAAATGGCTCCAAACCACTAGCCCAGTTTGTGGcaccaaaaataatatatattgatTTAAGCCTGgctttttaaattgttgcaCCTAGACTGATGTTCTGTGCACTTACtgtctctcttttctttgtgtttctctttcttccCACAGTAAGAAGCAACAGCCTCCGCACTGACAGCCGTTCTCAAGGACCTCTCCCTCCTAACTTGATAGCTACTTTGGTGAATGTTATGGGAGCAGAAGTGCAGGACTTCTTTCAGTGAAATATCGAAAAATCAAGTCTGATTCCCAAGAAAGAATGAGCAAAGTTAAGTAGGTAGCTTTACTTACCAATCGTTACTGTAACATTTCAAGTTTTTGAGTCTTCAACACagaaaaagtcagataaaaCCATGAATGTCGAAAGAAGCACTTAACTTACCCTTTTGGAGGTGACTAATCAATATTCCAGAACTAGGGGTGGGTCATGACTCAGTTGCCATGCGTCTTGTCATGGTGACCAGCCCCTGCACCCCATCCCCCCTCCTCTGGTTGGTCCAGCTCCTGTTGTGGTTTCACCACCATGGACCCCAGCTGACAGAGGCGGCACCGCCATGCCCCAACCCCTGCACCTGCTCCAACCAGGCGAGCCGGGTCATCTGTACAAGGAAGAGTTTGGATCAAATCCCAgacagcatttcagaaaacacaAGATACCTCAATCTACAAGAGAACTCAATTCAGGTAAACATGGTTTGACCTTCAAAAGTCAAAGAATCAAATGACGGGTTTTGATTTCAATAATGCTGATGTTGCCACCATGTGTCcctttttgtcttctttgtttACACAAGGTGATCAAGTCTGACACATTCAAGCATCTGCGGCATCTAGAAATTCTCCAGCTCTCTAAGAACCACATCCGGCAGATTGAGGTGGGAGCTTTCAATGGCCTCCCCAACCTCAACACGTTGGAGCTTTTTGACAACCGTCTTACAGTGGTACCAACTCAAGCTTTTGAGTACCTCAGCAAACTAAGAGAACTATGGCTACGAAACAACCCCATTGAGACACTGCCAGCCTTTGCTTTTAACCGCGTTCCCTCATTAAGACGTCTGGATCTGGGGGAACTCAGGAAGTTGGGTTTCATCTCAGAGGCTGCCTTCGAAGGTCTGGTAAATCTGCGTTTTTTGAATCTTGGCATGTGTGGCTTGAAGGACATCCCTAACCTTACCCCGCTTGTACGACTTGAGGAGTTGGAGTTATCAGGGAATCAGCTGGGGATTGTCCGTCCTGGATCATTTCAGGGACTGGTGTCACTTCGAAAGCTTTGGCTGATGCACTCCAGAGTGACTATCATTGAACGCAATGCTTTTGACGACCTCAAGAACTTGGAGGAGCTCAACCTTTCCCACAATTCTCTGCATTCTCTGCCCCATGATCTGTTCACCCCTTTGCATCAGTTGGAGAGGGTACACCTCAACCATAATCCTTGGGTTTGCAACTGTGACGTCCTGTGGCTCAGCTGGTGGCTTAAAGAGACAGTTCCCAGCAACACCACGTGTTGTGCTCGTTGCCATGCCCCACCAGGCCTGAAAGGGAAGTACATTGGGGAACTGGATCAGACCCACTTTGTCTGCTATGCTCCAGTGATTGTGGAGCCGCCCACTGATCTGAATGTCACCGAAGGAATGGCCGCAGAGCTGAAATGCCGTACCGGAACCTCTATGACCTCTGTGAACTGGTTCACCCCAAACGGCACGCTGATGACACACGGATCATACCGAGTTAGGATCTCAGTGCTTCATGACGGAACACTGAACTTCACAAATGTGACCGTGCAGGACACCGGGCAGTACACCTGCATGGTAACCAACTCTGCTGGGAATACCACTGCAACCGCTGTGCTCAACGTCTCTGCTTCTGATCCTAGTAACAGCTACAGCTATTTCACCACTGTCACAGTTGAGTCAGTGGAGCCAAGTAAGGAGGAGAACTCAGCAAGACAGTATGTGAATGAGACCTTTGTTGGTTCCCCCAAGCCTCCTGGTCATGGAGGGGTAGACGGTCTATCTAGCAGCACTATATCACCATCTCTGTCTACTCTGTCACCACTGTCACCCAGAACTACTGAAAATTCAGTGACTGTGTCTCTAATGGATGTAACTAACATTCCAGGCCTGGATGATGTAATGAAAACAACTAAGATCATCATTGGTTGCTTCGTCGCCATTACTTTTATGGCAGCTGTGATGCTGGTGGTCTTCTACAAACTCCGTAAGCAACACCAACTACACAAACACCACGGCCCTGCCAGAGCAATTGAGATTGTCAACGTCGAAGATGAAATTGGAGCTGGGGCTGGAAGTGGCATCTCTGGCGGTTCGACGATAAATTCTGGGACTGGTACGGAGGGAACCTTGAGAATACATCACCCGGAAGTAGTCAACCTTCCCAACATTGGTCGCACGGATACCCTAAACCATTACTACAAGACACATCATTTCAACAACAATGTGATGGGTCTCAGTATCACAGAGGGGATGGGACCAGGTGGAATCCTCAACAGCAAGAACCAGCATGGCCAGGACAACCCTATCTCCTGCACATCAGTCCCAATCTCTACATCAAATCTGCTCTCTGCATCAGGCAACGGCACCAACACCAGCTCCATGTCCCCACCGCTGCCGATGTCTCTCCCCATGCCAACTATGGGCTTACACGGATCGATCAAGGGTTTCATGGGCCAAAACCAGAACCCCCAAATGGAGCCGCTGCTCTTCAAGGGGAGCTCCAAGGAAAACGTCCAAGAGACCcagatctaaaaacaaaagcgAGTGAAGAGAGGGAGAGCGGGCAGGACTCAAAGACAGAGAGGGAATTGATGTCGGGTTAACGTGTGGAATGATAAGACACTAGAGCGCATTGACTTTACACCAGGAGAGAGGATAGACTGACACGGCAATACACAAACACATAGACTTATCCGTGACGGTGTACTGAGCCAAGGATTACCACAATGGCCCAACTGTGTTTGTAGAAGCGACCATGGCCATGGAGATCAAGGAGTGACCATTGCTACAATGTAAATCTGTGccaaagcaaatgttttt encodes:
- the lrrc4bb gene encoding leucine-rich repeat-containing protein 4B codes for the protein MRLVMVTSPCTPSPLLWLVQLLLWFHHHGPQLTEAAPPCPNPCTCSNQASRVICTRKSLDQIPDSISENTRYLNLQENSIQVIKSDTFKHLRHLEILQLSKNHIRQIEVGAFNGLPNLNTLELFDNRLTVVPTQAFEYLSKLRELWLRNNPIETLPAFAFNRVPSLRRLDLGELRKLGFISEAAFEGLVNLRFLNLGMCGLKDIPNLTPLVRLEELELSGNQLGIVRPGSFQGLVSLRKLWLMHSRVTIIERNAFDDLKNLEELNLSHNSLHSLPHDLFTPLHQLERVHLNHNPWVCNCDVLWLSWWLKETVPSNTTCCARCHAPPGLKGKYIGELDQTHFVCYAPVIVEPPTDLNVTEGMAAELKCRTGTSMTSVNWFTPNGTLMTHGSYRVRISVLHDGTLNFTNVTVQDTGQYTCMVTNSAGNTTATAVLNVSASDPSNSYSYFTTVTVESVEPSKEENSARQYVNETFVGSPKPPGHGGVDGLSSSTISPSLSTLSPLSPRTTENSVTVSLMDVTNIPGLDDVMKTTKIIIGCFVAITFMAAVMLVVFYKLRKQHQLHKHHGPARAIEIVNVEDEIGAGAGSGISGGSTINSGTGTEGTLRIHHPEVVNLPNIGRTDTLNHYYKTHHFNNNVMGLSITEGMGPGGILNSKNQHGQDNPISCTSVPISTSNLLSASGNGTNTSSMSPPLPMSLPMPTMGLHGSIKGFMGQNQNPQMEPLLFKGSSKENVQETQI